A genome region from Chiroxiphia lanceolata isolate bChiLan1 chromosome 5, bChiLan1.pri, whole genome shotgun sequence includes the following:
- the MYF5 gene encoding LOW QUALITY PROTEIN: myogenic factor 5 (The sequence of the model RefSeq protein was modified relative to this genomic sequence to represent the inferred CDS: inserted 1 base in 1 codon; deleted 1 base in 1 codon), with the protein MEVMDSCKFSPSELFYDSSCVSSPEAEFPEDFEPRDLTPFGAHERPEPACSEEEEHVRAPTGHHQAGHCLMWACKACKRKSTTMDRRKAATMRERRRLKKVNQAFETLKRCTTANPNQRLPKVEILRNAIRYIESLQELLREQVENYYHLPGQSCSEPTSPTSSCSDGMVDCGSPVWSREGSSFDAVYCLEMAHAYAADQSSSLSSLDCLSSIVDRLSPGEEPGFSLRDADSLSPSASIDSGPGTPGXPPPRRTYQAL; encoded by the exons atggaggtgaTGGACAGCTGCAAGTTCTCCCCGTCCGAGCTCTTCTACGACAGCTCCTGCGTCTCCTCCCCGGAGGCCGAGTTCCCCGAGGATTTTGAGCCCAGGGACCTGACCCCCTTCGGCGCCCACGAACGCCCCGAGCCCGCCTGCTCCGAGGAAGAGGAGCATGTCCGAGCTCCCACTGGCCACCACCAGGCCGGTCACTGCCTCATGTGGGCTTGCAAAGCCTGCAAAAGAAAATCCACCACAATGGACCGGCGGAAGGCGGCCACcatgagggagaggaggaggctgaagaAAGTGAACCAGGCTTTTGAGACCCTGAAGAGATGCACCACTGCCAACCCCAACCAGAGACTCCCCAAAGTAGAAATCCTGAGAAACGCCATCAGATACATCGAGAGCCTCCAGGAGCTCTTGAGGGAACAGGTAGAAAACTACTATCACCTGCCGGGACAGAGCTGCTCCGAACCGACCAGCcccacttccagctgctccGATGGGATGG TCGACTGCGGCAGCCCCGTCTGGTCG CGAGAGGGCAGCAGCTTCGACGCAGTCTACTGCCTCGAGATGGCCCACG CGTACGCCGCTGAtcagagcagctccctgtccaGCCTGGACTGCCTCTCCAGCATCGTGGACCGGCTTTCCCCGGGGGAGGAACCAGGGTTTTCCCTCCGCGACGCCGACTCTCTCTCGCCCAGCGCCAGCATCGACTCGGGGCCGGGGACGCCCG CGCCGCCGCCCCGACGGACCTATCAGGCACTATGA